Proteins from one bacterium genomic window:
- a CDS encoding PucC family protein yields the protein MTNEATVKTYRCGNLVYTRHGLFAVFTWLLWGEFCFTLMEAIVPSILPLKLKGLDSPNWTIGLIMSTLPGIFNTTICPWVSFKSDRYRSRWGRRIPFILSTLPFLTLSLVLIGFSDDIGRWVHSVFFAGNAIRQTSVVVILLAVFAGCFDLFNMFVASVFYYLFNDVVPESHIGRFMGWFRFVGTVSSGLYSFFIFKYALSHMHVIYLSVAVLYAVGFGLMCLRVKEREYPPPDDLAPSPSLLQDIRTFARECYSSRFYWDLFLYTMFGAVGGTILGNFGTFFSLSLGLTLDQIGKLGAISLWSVAAAIVFAGVLVDRWHPVRVIAYGAAMGAFLAFNNWIWLFVEPPSAGFYFWTAIAVLPCGMFSAAIMGAASLPREMKLFPRERFGQFCGAQSLIRSAGTMLGGLLAGLFLDGVRRFFPDGQYAYRFLFLWSGTFTVIAFYFHYRGFRVWKRLGGEAGYQPPAGNCRLEDLPACQDGGVNRGLIVVHGLVICGAIAVSAVYAFNYLRSGNAHFAGLFGLQLALQAAILAGFIAFVRFMERP from the coding sequence ATGACAAATGAGGCGACCGTGAAAACCTACCGGTGTGGCAATCTTGTCTACACCCGCCACGGGTTGTTCGCTGTCTTCACCTGGTTGTTGTGGGGCGAATTCTGTTTCACTCTGATGGAGGCGATCGTGCCGTCCATCCTGCCCCTTAAACTCAAGGGGTTGGACTCTCCCAACTGGACGATCGGGTTGATCATGTCCACCCTTCCCGGCATTTTCAACACGACGATCTGCCCGTGGGTCAGTTTCAAGAGCGACCGCTACCGCAGCCGCTGGGGCCGGCGCATCCCCTTCATTCTGTCGACGTTGCCGTTCCTCACGCTGTCGTTGGTGCTGATCGGATTCAGCGACGACATTGGCAGATGGGTCCATAGCGTCTTTTTTGCCGGCAATGCCATCCGTCAGACATCGGTGGTCGTCATCTTGCTGGCGGTGTTTGCAGGCTGTTTCGACCTGTTCAACATGTTTGTGGCGTCGGTGTTCTACTACCTGTTCAACGACGTCGTGCCCGAGTCTCACATTGGGCGGTTCATGGGTTGGTTTCGCTTCGTGGGCACCGTGAGCAGCGGCTTGTATAGCTTCTTTATCTTCAAATATGCCTTGAGCCACATGCATGTCATCTACCTGAGCGTCGCGGTATTATATGCCGTAGGTTTCGGGCTCATGTGCCTGCGTGTGAAGGAGCGCGAATACCCTCCGCCCGACGACCTCGCTCCGAGTCCGAGCCTGCTGCAAGATATCCGGACGTTTGCGCGGGAGTGCTACTCAAGTCGATTCTATTGGGATTTGTTCCTGTATACGATGTTCGGTGCCGTGGGTGGGACGATTCTGGGGAATTTCGGCACTTTCTTCTCGCTGTCGCTGGGGTTGACGCTGGACCAGATCGGCAAACTCGGAGCCATCTCCCTATGGAGCGTGGCGGCGGCGATTGTGTTTGCCGGGGTACTGGTTGACCGTTGGCACCCGGTGCGTGTGATCGCTTACGGTGCGGCAATGGGGGCATTTCTGGCGTTCAACAACTGGATTTGGCTTTTCGTCGAACCGCCTTCGGCCGGGTTCTACTTCTGGACCGCAATCGCCGTGCTTCCATGCGGCATGTTCAGCGCAGCCATAATGGGCGCCGCATCATTGCCGCGCGAGATGAAACTCTTCCCGCGCGAGCGCTTTGGTCAGTTCTGTGGAGCCCAATCGCTGATCCGCTCAGCAGGCACGATGCTTGGCGGCCTGCTGGCCGGACTCTTCCTGGACGGGGTGCGGCGGTTCTTTCCGGACGGTCAGTATGCCTATCGCTTCCTCTTTCTCTGGAGCGGGACCTTCACGGTCATCGCCTTCTACTTCCACTATCGGGGTTTTCGCGTGTGGAAGCGGTTGGGGGGCGAGGCGGGCTACCAGCCACCGGCAGGCAACTGCCGGCTTGAAGATTTGCCGGCGTGTCAGGACGGCGGGGTGAACCGCGGCCTGATCGTCGTTCACGGACTTGTGATCTGTGGGGCCATAGCGGTCAGCGCGGTCTATGCTTTCAACTATCTTCGCTCCGGGAATGCACATTTTGCAGGTTTGTTCGGACTCCAACTTGCACTGCAGGCGGCGATCTTGGCTGGGTTCATTGCTTTTGTGCGATTTATGGAAAGACCGTAA
- a CDS encoding sialate O-acetylesterase has product MNRVWTHAFLTTFIACGGLIASSAMANVRLPAIFGSNMVLQQGAPVVVWGWAETGEEVTVSVAGQEVAVTTDKGGKWSLKLAPLKSGGPVTMVVQGRNRIELTNILVGEVWLCSGQSNMGRSVASAQNATQEIAQAKYPTIRLFRVASQTSPTPLDDVQGEWVECSPETVAKFSAVAYYFGRELHQRLSVPVGLIHASWLGTPIEPWTPLEAMEAEAEFRPEVERWRKSVAGFPAVMAAYEKRLAEYRKEHATQPAAQAGTAGTPDDPKAPKPPLDPGHVRWSPSVIYNGMIHPLMRFGLAGVAWYQGEGNVPAARQYRKRLPLLIQSWRRNAGQELPFLIVQIANYGPVKDEPVEGAWAELREAQAMALSLPRTCLAVTIDIGDANDLHPANKQEVGARLALAAMKVAYGKDLVYSGPIYESMRIEDGAIRVKFKHVGGGLVTKNDQPVKGFAVAGEDRKFVWAEAKIDRDAVVVRSDKVDKPVALRYAWADNPACNLYNKEGLPACPFRTDDGPGVTAVK; this is encoded by the coding sequence ATGAACAGAGTATGGACACACGCTTTCTTAACGACCTTTATAGCCTGTGGCGGTCTCATAGCCTCGTCCGCAATGGCGAATGTCAGGCTACCGGCGATTTTCGGCAGCAATATGGTGCTTCAGCAGGGCGCACCGGTAGTTGTGTGGGGATGGGCGGAGACGGGGGAAGAAGTCACCGTTTCCGTAGCCGGTCAGGAGGTCGCGGTTACAACCGATAAGGGCGGCAAGTGGTCCCTTAAACTGGCGCCGCTCAAGAGCGGCGGGCCCGTGACGATGGTCGTACAGGGTCGCAACCGGATTGAATTGACCAATATCCTGGTGGGGGAAGTCTGGCTGTGCTCGGGGCAGTCCAATATGGGACGCAGCGTTGCCAGTGCGCAAAATGCCACGCAGGAAATCGCCCAGGCGAAATATCCGACCATCCGGCTGTTCCGCGTGGCCAGCCAGACCTCGCCCACGCCGCTGGACGACGTCCAGGGCGAGTGGGTGGAGTGCAGCCCGGAAACCGTCGCCAAATTCTCGGCTGTGGCATACTACTTTGGGCGTGAACTTCACCAGAGACTTTCGGTCCCCGTCGGGCTGATTCACGCCTCCTGGCTCGGCACCCCGATCGAGCCCTGGACGCCGCTGGAGGCGATGGAAGCCGAAGCGGAGTTCCGGCCGGAAGTCGAGCGCTGGCGGAAGAGCGTCGCAGGTTTCCCGGCCGTGATGGCGGCCTATGAAAAGCGGCTGGCGGAGTATCGCAAGGAGCATGCTACACAACCCGCAGCCCAGGCCGGAACCGCAGGCACTCCTGATGACCCGAAAGCGCCCAAGCCCCCGCTGGACCCGGGGCACGTACGCTGGTCGCCGTCGGTGATTTACAATGGGATGATCCACCCCCTGATGCGGTTCGGTCTGGCTGGTGTCGCATGGTACCAGGGCGAAGGCAACGTGCCCGCCGCCCGCCAATACCGCAAGCGGCTGCCCCTGCTGATCCAATCCTGGCGCAGGAACGCCGGACAGGAACTGCCTTTCCTGATCGTCCAGATCGCTAACTACGGTCCGGTCAAGGATGAGCCCGTCGAAGGCGCCTGGGCGGAACTCCGTGAGGCTCAGGCGATGGCCCTGTCGCTTCCCAGGACGTGTTTGGCGGTGACGATCGACATCGGCGATGCCAACGACCTGCACCCGGCCAACAAGCAGGAGGTGGGCGCACGACTGGCCCTGGCGGCGATGAAGGTGGCCTACGGCAAGGATCTGGTCTACTCCGGCCCGATCTATGAGTCGATGCGGATCGAGGATGGTGCCATCCGCGTTAAATTCAAGCATGTGGGCGGTGGCCTGGTGACCAAGAATGACCAGCCTGTCAAGGGATTCGCCGTCGCCGGGGAAGATCGGAAGTTCGTCTGGGCCGAGGCCAAGATCGACCGCGACGCCGTCGTCGTCCGCAGCGACAAGGTCGACAAGCCCGTTGCTCTACGCTACGCCTGGGCCGACAATCCTGCGTGCAACCTGTACAACAAGGAGGGCCTGCCTGCCTGTCCCTTCCGAACCGACGACGGGCCGGGTGTCACGGCTGTCAAGTAG
- a CDS encoding beta-L-arabinofuranosidase domain-containing protein, which translates to MNETSRMNCRPTSSATPVYSAFEEVALRSITPEGWLRVWLERQATGLTGHIEAAGYPFDTKGWGTQRLITKGKIIWWPYEQIAYWIDGALRCAHLLRDEALLRKPLDQIEFVLRHQAKDGFLGINALRPREKENQWPHVILFRALMAHAGVTGERRFVEVIRRYYLSGTADYSHGREICHLEPMLWAWRQTGDRRLLRLAMKAYRDYNRRQSASDTAQRQLLSVKRATDHGVNYNEIGKLGALIHAHTGDRRALAAAVNAYRKMDRDQMLISGIPSSSERLRGKDPLDSHEVCDIADYTWGAGHLLLATGRAEYADKIERACLNAAPGAVTKDFKALQYFSCPNQVLATDKSNHNDYHRGWKWMSFRPNPGTECCPGNVNRILPNYAARMWLRDHDGGVVAALYGASRLTFQVGKPVREVTLVEETEFPFSEHIEFQVRSNGPATFSLRLRIPGWCRKAVIALNGRDLRLRCRPGTFAELRRTFEPNDRITLTLPMELKLSRWPRGGIGVEHGPLVYALPIREHRVIDRAEKNQTCDLPAWNLTPASPWNYALAVDERSLEERVSVVRRPATGFPWDAGTTPCLLHVPARRVSGWKIERPRTVKVHYWAPNGGVRDETEHGRYAFTPQLLAPQDLTGRLGKRLETVTLVPYGCTQLRLAVFPVCAQ; encoded by the coding sequence ATGAATGAAACAAGCAGAATGAATTGCCGCCCAACTTCGAGCGCTACGCCGGTATATAGCGCCTTTGAGGAAGTCGCCTTGAGATCCATCACTCCCGAGGGCTGGCTACGCGTGTGGCTGGAACGTCAAGCTACGGGGCTGACCGGTCACATCGAGGCGGCTGGTTATCCGTTCGACACGAAAGGGTGGGGTACGCAACGGCTGATTACCAAGGGCAAGATTATCTGGTGGCCGTATGAACAGATTGCCTATTGGATCGACGGCGCTTTGCGCTGCGCCCACCTGTTGCGGGACGAGGCCCTGCTTCGCAAGCCGCTGGATCAGATCGAGTTTGTGCTCCGCCATCAGGCAAAAGACGGGTTCCTGGGCATTAACGCCCTGCGTCCACGCGAGAAGGAAAACCAGTGGCCGCATGTCATTCTTTTCCGCGCCCTGATGGCTCATGCAGGCGTCACCGGTGAGCGACGCTTCGTCGAGGTGATCCGTCGGTATTATCTGTCCGGCACGGCAGATTACAGCCACGGCCGTGAGATCTGCCACCTGGAGCCGATGCTATGGGCCTGGCGGCAAACCGGTGACCGCCGGCTCTTACGCCTGGCCATGAAGGCCTATCGGGACTATAATCGGAGGCAGTCCGCATCTGATACCGCACAGCGCCAGTTGCTCTCGGTCAAGCGGGCTACTGATCACGGCGTCAACTACAACGAGATTGGCAAGCTCGGCGCCTTGATCCATGCGCACACGGGTGACAGGCGGGCGCTGGCCGCCGCGGTGAACGCCTACCGCAAGATGGATCGCGACCAGATGTTGATCAGCGGGATTCCGAGTTCCAGCGAAAGGCTGCGCGGAAAAGACCCCCTCGACAGCCATGAAGTTTGCGACATCGCCGACTATACCTGGGGGGCGGGCCATCTGCTGCTGGCAACCGGGCGCGCGGAATATGCCGACAAGATCGAACGGGCCTGCCTGAACGCCGCGCCGGGGGCGGTCACGAAGGACTTCAAGGCGCTGCAATACTTTTCCTGCCCGAACCAGGTGCTGGCAACGGACAAGAGCAATCATAACGATTACCATCGTGGCTGGAAATGGATGTCGTTCCGGCCGAATCCAGGAACGGAATGCTGCCCCGGAAACGTGAACCGCATCCTGCCCAACTACGCGGCACGGATGTGGCTGCGCGATCACGACGGTGGGGTGGTTGCTGCCCTGTACGGAGCCTCACGCCTGACCTTTCAGGTCGGAAAGCCAGTCCGCGAGGTGACTTTGGTCGAGGAGACCGAATTTCCTTTTTCGGAGCACATCGAATTCCAGGTTCGATCCAACGGGCCGGCAACCTTTTCGCTTCGCTTGCGCATTCCAGGCTGGTGCCGCAAGGCGGTCATCGCTCTCAACGGGCGGGACTTGCGGTTGCGATGCCGACCGGGCACGTTTGCGGAACTGCGCCGGACCTTTGAGCCGAACGACCGCATCACCCTGACGTTGCCGATGGAACTGAAACTCAGCCGCTGGCCGCGGGGTGGGATTGGCGTCGAGCACGGGCCTCTGGTGTACGCCTTGCCGATTCGCGAACACCGGGTAATCGACCGGGCGGAGAAAAATCAGACGTGCGATCTGCCCGCGTGGAACCTGACGCCAGCCAGTCCGTGGAATTATGCGCTGGCTGTAGATGAGCGGTCACTCGAGGAGCGCGTAAGCGTGGTCCGCCGACCCGCCACCGGATTTCCCTGGGATGCCGGGACGACCCCCTGCCTGTTGCATGTTCCGGCCCGCCGGGTGTCCGGCTGGAAAATCGAACGCCCTCGAACGGTTAAGGTACATTACTGGGCGCCGAATGGAGGCGTTCGGGACGAAACCGAGCATGGCCGGTATGCCTTCACTCCTCAATTGCTCGCGCCACAGGATCTGACGGGGCGTCTGGGTAAGCGGCTCGAAACCGTGACACTCGTGCCCTACGGTTGCACACAACTTCGACTCGCCGTCTTTCCGGTCTGTGCTCAATAA
- a CDS encoding DUF4091 domain-containing protein — protein sequence MRLLFFRATVGLWLAFTAASLAQELPVTAGFGKILFLDPKTKQLDLVLDPKAIYLENECLKAGICTGQNAGQIMDLVYKPMNLQLANQLVPMGYCRERYNAEGLPEWVTPTNIQTEIIEQGGARAVAKVSYEFGQPGTPDGATVARSALRSTKTYTLTRGAACLIVRWKLENVGQTVFELNPWLSHVGGHLEKSLAGLANNRLLQPEGPVNLGHERWADPVTDWTARTSGPTNSEELPMVCSITDFRQVFQHLFWQRSPRFTLQTIYSRIALKPGESWQTDYVIAAMPNLGNVTYVAPELAASVDVADEPLQPGREARLTVNIAAAMELGEKCLKGRVLDANDRPVLELPERPVRLTPGKIARLDYRFTPPSNGVYRLSLALYAGPDKLPLGKIVGSQQDAITLPLVVGPPPAVVIPKWQNDGFAWARRKAREVKPWRTLVNNAVLKAGQILVPDRIFLEDTLLYEDALRPAFIRLAGGEYECLQFAIEIPAPADPMALEVGLSALRNGEGAALEKAEVREQIYLTTETPSYFLGFPIGQWPDPLFESDWEAKIPNAPIAQQNIAFIKKGHKRVYWVTVRAQPDARPGLYKGAVTLTLAGKPAGEFPVEVKVNAFVLPRRATLRCSTGMVGWHGNGASNWEILGLPAEAVKTISKNARDQYWRLILEYGWTPTMFLSGVTSWEEYKNVGRGLSVFPSGKSKGNEAWLITNNVINYAYIYAPFDEHTDQKIPEVVAWAKAWKQESKIPILDCYYGAKVEELFGFVDVWLGQSPKSPWWGKPTPPLGWGDKAVARKQAGDQFFSCNANLIWHVEFVPAECRSEFWNDFAVGVDGRYVYSTCRWTEDVYKKNWTSGNYMGCVVYPGPHGITTSIRLETLRDAVEDYDYLALLRERVRRIDNSRQMPAGPIEQAKAILEDPKLAEKVNTTITLHEMRNRLADLIEQLGL from the coding sequence ATGCGCCTGCTTTTTTTTCGAGCAACCGTGGGCTTATGGCTGGCGTTTACCGCCGCCAGCTTGGCGCAGGAACTGCCCGTCACGGCCGGGTTTGGTAAGATCCTGTTCCTTGACCCCAAAACCAAGCAACTGGACTTGGTGCTGGATCCCAAGGCGATCTACCTGGAAAACGAGTGCCTTAAGGCGGGCATCTGCACGGGCCAAAATGCCGGGCAGATCATGGACCTGGTTTACAAACCCATGAATCTCCAGCTTGCCAACCAGCTTGTGCCGATGGGCTATTGCCGCGAACGGTATAACGCCGAGGGGCTCCCGGAATGGGTCACGCCCACAAACATTCAAACCGAGATTATCGAGCAGGGGGGGGCGCGCGCGGTAGCGAAAGTCAGTTACGAATTCGGCCAACCGGGAACGCCGGATGGCGCGACCGTTGCACGTAGCGCCCTTCGTTCCACAAAAACCTACACGCTAACGCGGGGGGCGGCTTGCCTGATTGTTAGATGGAAACTGGAAAACGTCGGCCAGACGGTCTTCGAGTTGAATCCGTGGCTGTCGCATGTTGGGGGCCATCTCGAAAAGTCCCTGGCCGGCCTGGCCAACAACCGCCTGCTTCAACCCGAGGGGCCCGTCAACCTGGGCCATGAACGGTGGGCCGATCCGGTGACGGATTGGACGGCCCGGACGTCGGGCCCGACAAATAGTGAAGAACTACCGATGGTCTGCAGCATCACCGATTTTCGACAGGTCTTCCAGCACTTATTCTGGCAGCGTTCGCCCCGGTTCACGCTCCAAACCATTTACAGCCGCATTGCGCTGAAACCCGGAGAAAGCTGGCAAACCGATTATGTCATCGCCGCCATGCCGAATCTGGGCAACGTGACTTATGTTGCGCCCGAACTGGCCGCGTCGGTCGATGTTGCCGACGAGCCGCTCCAGCCCGGGAGGGAGGCGAGGCTCACGGTCAACATCGCCGCCGCGATGGAGTTGGGCGAAAAGTGCCTTAAAGGTCGAGTGCTCGACGCCAACGACCGGCCCGTTCTGGAGTTGCCGGAGCGGCCGGTCCGGTTGACGCCTGGCAAGATCGCCCGGTTGGACTATCGCTTCACTCCACCCTCGAACGGCGTCTACCGCCTCTCGCTTGCCCTGTATGCCGGCCCGGACAAACTCCCGCTAGGGAAGATCGTCGGAAGCCAGCAGGACGCCATCACTCTGCCTCTGGTTGTCGGCCCTCCGCCTGCGGTGGTGATTCCGAAATGGCAGAACGACGGCTTCGCATGGGCACGGCGCAAGGCGCGGGAAGTGAAGCCTTGGCGGACGTTGGTGAACAACGCCGTTCTCAAGGCCGGGCAGATACTGGTTCCCGATCGGATCTTTCTGGAGGACACGTTGCTATACGAAGATGCACTTCGCCCGGCGTTTATCCGGTTGGCAGGTGGGGAATACGAATGCCTACAGTTTGCGATCGAAATCCCCGCGCCGGCCGATCCGATGGCGCTGGAGGTGGGACTCTCGGCGCTCCGGAATGGCGAGGGTGCTGCCCTGGAGAAGGCCGAGGTGCGCGAACAGATCTACCTGACCACCGAAACACCCAGCTACTTTCTGGGTTTCCCCATCGGCCAGTGGCCCGATCCGCTTTTTGAGTCCGACTGGGAGGCTAAGATACCCAACGCCCCGATCGCGCAACAGAATATTGCGTTCATCAAGAAGGGCCACAAACGGGTTTACTGGGTAACCGTGCGCGCCCAACCCGACGCCAGGCCCGGTCTGTATAAGGGTGCCGTCACCCTGACCCTGGCCGGCAAGCCCGCAGGTGAATTTCCCGTGGAAGTCAAGGTCAATGCCTTTGTCCTTCCCAGGCGTGCAACTCTTCGGTGCAGCACTGGCATGGTGGGCTGGCATGGGAACGGCGCCAGCAATTGGGAGATATTGGGCCTTCCGGCCGAAGCGGTGAAGACGATTAGCAAGAATGCCAGGGATCAATACTGGCGGCTGATCTTGGAATATGGCTGGACGCCGACGATGTTCTTGAGCGGCGTGACGAGCTGGGAAGAATACAAGAATGTCGGCCGCGGCCTGAGCGTTTTCCCCTCCGGTAAAAGCAAGGGAAACGAAGCCTGGTTGATCACGAACAACGTGATCAATTACGCCTACATCTACGCGCCATTCGATGAGCACACCGACCAGAAGATTCCCGAGGTCGTTGCATGGGCGAAAGCTTGGAAGCAGGAAAGCAAAATCCCCATTCTTGATTGCTACTATGGCGCAAAAGTCGAGGAATTGTTCGGGTTCGTGGATGTCTGGCTGGGCCAAAGCCCCAAGTCTCCCTGGTGGGGCAAACCCACCCCTCCGCTGGGGTGGGGCGACAAGGCCGTGGCACGCAAGCAGGCGGGCGATCAGTTCTTCAGTTGCAACGCCAACCTGATCTGGCACGTGGAGTTTGTGCCGGCAGAATGTCGCTCGGAGTTCTGGAACGATTTTGCCGTCGGTGTGGACGGGCGCTATGTCTATAGCACCTGCCGCTGGACGGAAGACGTCTACAAGAAGAACTGGACCAGCGGTAATTACATGGGTTGCGTGGTGTATCCGGGGCCGCACGGCATCACCACCTCGATCCGCCTGGAGACCCTGCGCGATGCTGTCGAGGACTACGACTATCTGGCCCTCTTGAGAGAGAGGGTCCGGCGGATTGACAATTCCCGCCAGATGCCCGCAGGGCCCATTGAACAAGCCAAGGCCATCCTTGAGGACCCCAAGCTCGCCGAAAAGGTCAACACAACGATCACGCTGCACGAAATGAGAAATCGCCTGGCCGACCTGATCGAGCAATTGGGCCTATAG
- a CDS encoding glycoside hydrolase family 36 protein: MNLLGSIDHSGRCYHQFMPLDLPPEAKFFHRNFNNMTATDYGPVMRLLQGFDADHASQDFLIAGDVGSSRYILVGAVTARRSLTYLHLHCRQTRITGVSFYQPDIPPDAEPERMVCLEGEDWQTLLIEYADQAARQAGVAPIRPEKNVLGYCSWYYHHDQITHDNFMDNVGALVAARSDFPAQIAQIDDGYQSHHGDWLVNNSHWPGSIEEVASRIRHDGLRAGIWLMPLLASTSSELFCHHPDWFVKDQSGQPWLMRGWSAPPEHHWACLDATQTAVCEHLKRIFVTLYKWGFDYFKLDGLGFMTPAGFRSDPQATGVSAYRLALDTIRRAVPNATLVGCCPPYLASLGFIDHARISADTAACWIKHRLDEGTSYEEENAPPDPEAPCLSNALHQALSRWWMIDRWFRADPDVVFVREDNSRLTEGESRLSALAGILTGVIITSDHLKRLSSERLDLLKRIAALRLNHPRPVACRAGYWPQVFAGTVEGRRAVAIFNDLPRPHTWKLSAWGVGAGGYELLHPLGVVGDNITVPAHDAALVIEPFGTLDPHP, from the coding sequence ATGAATCTACTTGGTTCGATAGATCATTCCGGGCGTTGTTACCATCAATTCATGCCGCTGGACTTGCCGCCTGAGGCGAAGTTCTTCCATCGGAATTTCAACAACATGACGGCCACGGATTACGGGCCGGTCATGCGCTTGCTACAGGGGTTCGACGCAGATCATGCCAGCCAGGATTTTCTTATTGCAGGCGACGTGGGAAGCTCCCGCTACATACTGGTTGGCGCGGTGACGGCGCGACGTTCGTTGACGTATTTGCATTTACACTGCCGCCAGACACGCATCACTGGCGTCAGCTTCTATCAGCCGGATATTCCGCCGGACGCTGAACCGGAGAGGATGGTGTGTCTGGAAGGCGAGGATTGGCAAACATTATTGATCGAATATGCCGATCAGGCCGCCCGGCAGGCTGGCGTGGCTCCTATTCGCCCTGAAAAAAACGTGCTGGGCTATTGTTCCTGGTATTACCATCACGATCAAATTACTCACGACAATTTTATGGATAACGTTGGAGCTTTAGTTGCGGCGCGGAGCGATTTTCCCGCGCAGATTGCGCAAATTGATGACGGATATCAGTCTCATCACGGCGACTGGTTGGTCAACAATTCACATTGGCCTGGTTCAATTGAGGAAGTAGCCTCGCGCATTCGTCACGACGGCCTGCGTGCGGGAATTTGGTTGATGCCATTACTCGCATCCACTTCCAGTGAGTTGTTTTGTCATCATCCCGACTGGTTCGTTAAGGATCAAAGCGGACAGCCCTGGCTTATGCGGGGATGGTCGGCCCCGCCAGAACATCACTGGGCCTGTTTGGATGCAACTCAAACGGCAGTATGCGAACACCTTAAGCGGATATTTGTCACGCTCTACAAATGGGGGTTTGACTACTTTAAACTGGATGGCTTGGGTTTCATGACGCCCGCTGGTTTCCGTTCCGACCCACAGGCGACGGGTGTGAGTGCTTATCGTCTGGCCTTGGATACTATTCGTCGTGCAGTCCCGAACGCTACTTTGGTCGGGTGTTGTCCGCCTTACTTGGCCTCATTAGGTTTTATTGACCATGCCCGTATCAGTGCTGATACGGCTGCTTGCTGGATCAAGCACCGTCTAGATGAAGGAACCTCTTATGAGGAGGAAAATGCACCGCCTGATCCCGAAGCCCCCTGTTTGTCAAATGCCTTGCATCAGGCGCTTTCGCGATGGTGGATGATCGATCGCTGGTTCCGGGCTGATCCGGACGTGGTGTTTGTTCGTGAAGACAATTCCCGCCTGACCGAAGGGGAATCCCGGCTCAGTGCTCTGGCAGGCATTCTCACAGGTGTGATTATCACGAGTGATCATCTGAAACGTTTGTCGTCCGAACGCTTGGATTTACTAAAGCGAATAGCTGCTTTGCGGTTGAATCATCCCAGACCGGTCGCTTGTCGGGCAGGATACTGGCCGCAGGTGTTTGCGGGAACTGTGGAGGGGCGAAGAGCGGTGGCTATCTTTAATGACCTGCCACGTCCGCATACATGGAAACTAAGTGCGTGGGGCGTTGGCGCGGGGGGCTATGAACTTTTGCATCCTTTGGGAGTTGTTGGCGACAATATTACTGTCCCTGCCCATGATGCAGCGCTGGTGATTGAGCCATTTGGAACATTGGACCCCCATCCATGA
- a CDS encoding helix-turn-helix domain-containing protein: protein MNTLLHTPYLHPLGDQLWAGGILGGRASDVTPIYIDRYDGPRSKRALASHSFWELGTVRSGEGMLITSTKLPLCPFRSFLIPAQLSHTELAESNIDIIWVGLRGQALDQCPTGAVLHVDDRQLTEFVERMWLYAEGGGCLGVELDGMTRLVVARLLRLSGSDTSQVSADRTESTIAYINQNYKQCVRIADLAARAQCSVSYLRRTFESRTGQSPSQYLASIRMRQAQRLLEHSALSVGEISQEVGYEDAFYFCRVFKRHTGMSPLRFRQNSHRGMAIHTA, encoded by the coding sequence ATGAATACGCTATTACATACGCCTTACCTCCACCCGCTGGGTGACCAACTCTGGGCGGGCGGTATTCTGGGTGGGCGGGCTTCGGATGTCACACCGATCTATATTGACCGATACGACGGGCCCCGTTCCAAGCGAGCCCTAGCTTCCCATAGCTTTTGGGAACTCGGTACGGTTCGATCAGGAGAAGGAATGCTCATTACCAGTACCAAGTTGCCGTTATGCCCTTTCCGGTCATTTCTGATTCCTGCCCAATTATCCCACACCGAGTTGGCCGAAAGTAACATCGACATCATTTGGGTCGGCCTGCGCGGTCAGGCGCTTGACCAGTGCCCGACGGGGGCTGTGCTTCATGTGGATGACCGCCAATTGACGGAATTTGTTGAGCGAATGTGGCTCTACGCGGAAGGGGGCGGATGCCTGGGTGTGGAACTGGACGGCATGACGCGTCTGGTAGTGGCTCGCTTGTTGCGCCTCTCGGGCAGCGATACGTCGCAAGTGTCAGCCGACCGTACCGAATCAACTATCGCTTACATCAATCAGAACTACAAACAGTGTGTCCGCATTGCCGATCTAGCCGCCCGCGCCCAATGCAGCGTCAGTTACTTACGCCGCACTTTCGAATCGCGCACCGGTCAATCTCCCAGCCAGTATCTGGCGTCGATCCGCATGCGACAGGCCCAGCGACTTCTGGAACACTCGGCGTTGTCGGTCGGGGAAATCAGTCAGGAAGTGGGTTACGAGGACGCTTTCTATTTCTGCCGTGTCTTCAAGCGACATACAGGCATGAGTCCTCTCCGCTTTCGGCAAAACAGCCACCGCGGAATGGCCATTCACACAGCATAA